The Ananas comosus cultivar F153 unplaced genomic scaffold, ASM154086v1, whole genome shotgun sequence DNA segment ATGATGCATAAAACAATACAAAATAATCTCAATAATCAACGGAAAAGTAATATTCAAAGTTTATGACTATTTTTGGACCttctagaaaaatataaaattggatTCGGTTGAAAACGCATCATCAAACTAAACATCAGCGGTGGAAAGAAATCCGTCCAGAATCTACTCCGATTTGTTAAGAAAATAGAACAAAAGAAGATAGAGCTTCTTCTTTTGATCCGTCCCGAATAAAACAGTAATTCATCCTGAATTCGTCCCGAGTTGTTAAGAAAATGAAGCAGTAGGTTGAAAACCCTTTTCGCTCGCAGATCCGTCCCGTTTGTATTGCTAATAAAGTCAAACCAGAATAGAAGGTTCTACTTTGTGGGCATAGAAGTCCAACTatgaccaaaaaaaagaaaaaggttttagAAATAAGTGTACACTGCATACATGACAATTAGTGAAACACTAGAGTTGTCCATGCGATGCAACGAGTagataattagagaaaaaaaaatgatgacaaAGGAAGAGGAAATAGCGATGAAAGTAGCGACGATAAAGGATGAAATTCATCTTACCGAAGATAGCAACCGAAGGAAGTGTTAGAGAAACAGTTCGGCTCAATGCAGAAAAAAAATCCGATTTGGTtcgaacaaagaaagaaaaaaacatgtCGAGGGCTTAAGCTGGTTTGGAAAAATCCACACTAAACAAATGATTGATTCGGTTCaaacaaattacaaaaaaaatcgattttatttaagcaaaaaaagaaaaaaaaaatgtggaagACTTGAATCGGTTCGGGATAGAGCCGACACCCAACAATGAAGGAAACGTTGGCATGTGGCAAATTTAGGGAGAACAATGTATAGGTAGATAGAGGTATAGATGGGCAAATAGAAGATACCCTAGattctagaagcttctagaCTTAATAAgcattaaagaataaaaaatttcataggGAGGTAGCCAATGGTGAGACAGGGATCATCATTCTCAACCAGAAAATATAATGCTGTTGGATGAATTGCTATGGAATAGTGCTTTTAGAGCAAGCACTAGACTAAAATCTAATTTCTTTTCTATGGGAGTAAACTAATTTGAGTccaattataataaaaatttatacacTATTATGAGAGTAAAACTAGAATACGTTTAAAAGTAGACGCCGCTTTTGGCTGCAGCGTATCAAAATCGACAATCTGCATTGTCAAACATGATCTTTAGTGATCAAGTGGTCTCAAATTGACCTTATATTAGCCATTAAAGAGAGTCAACTTTGAGACCACTGAATGTTAGGCAAATGATGCCCTAAAATTGCGAAATTCAAATAGAGGGTCCAATCATGAGCAATTTTGTAAATAATCAAAAAGCTCCGACGTATTGAAATAAAAGAGAATTGAAGGGAATGTGCAAACAATATGAAATGTGAAAAAGCGGTTATGTGCAAAGTTATAAGCACGCCATTCATGAGATATATTGAGAAATAAAAATGCGAGCGGACCTATTGAagcatgtaaaaaaaaaaaccaaaaatcacAACTCATTCCTAAGTAATTAGCAAGAAAAACAATACAAGCACAATAGCATGCAAAAAGCAGAGGATAACTTCACTTACAACAAAAGTGCTCCTCAGTAGACGCTCTTCTGCTTTGAAAATAAACTCGCGATTAAACAGCTCGTGAATCCAGCAATTCTCGCGTAGCCCTATCTGTTCACGCTACTGGTTCAACCTTCCCCTTTTTGTTCTCGAAAAGCCGATTTGCAAAGTCGAGAAAGCCTATGCGATGAAAATAACTTCTCTTCCCTGGCTTTTCTATTAAAAGCCCTTTTTGTATATTCTACATCTATGGGGTAATACCAGGAACTAAAGGAAAAGGAGGTGCAGGCTTCTTTACTTTATCGACCATAATAGCTTGCGTCATTAGAATCATTCCAGTTATAGAAGCTGCATTTTGAAGTGCGCACCTTGAAACCCTAGCTGGGTCGATAATACCAGATTGAAGGAGGTTTTCGTACATGTTAGTCATTGCATTATACCCGATAAGCCATTCACTAGAAAGGAGCTTCTCAACGACAGCCGAACCATCGAGCCCCGCATTGTGAGCTATTGTCATAGCGGGTGTAAGAAGTGCCTGGAAttatttaaaaaggaaaaaaaaaattttaaaattggcaAACATGAAATCACTCAAATTAGCATTTCATTCTTCgctaattgttttttttttaaagaaagctAATTTTACgggagagaaaataaaagggtTGCAACGTACCAAGGTGGGTTATCAGCAATTTGATTTGATCTTATTGTATAAATTACACCAGGGTCCTCAACTTTCAATTGATACAATTGGATCCCTAACTTTGAACTTTGTTACAATATTACCCTTCCTTTAGATTTCTTGGTTGAATCGGAAGGCAATTCCCATCTAATCAACATGTAAGTCCAAAAGTTGCTAACATGGTATAAAAATGGCAATCACAAGGaaaattttgacaaataaaaCTACGACAAAAGGCAATTGTCCTAAACAGAGAGTAAGGCCTGTATCTTTGAGCTTTGCTTTCTTGTGGATAGATGGCAATTATATGGTATCACAAACGAAAATGTTCAAAGTTAAGTTGCCATGTTGTCATGTTGACTTCAAAAGAATAGAAGTTAGGATGGTAAATTATTACTTCGGGATTAACCCGTAAATCTAAAACTGTTCCATTTCAAGGATATTTCAAAAATTGTCAGGTGAGGTGAATAAAGTAATTTGTCgttaaaagattaaaagaaaTCAAACCTTTCCAACTATGTCAACTCCAATCTTCTCGTCTGGGTCATCAATAAGATCCTTAATCTGGGGAATTTGCTTTGATAAATGTACAAAAGTGGCCCCACCACCAGGTGCTATACCTTCATCTATGGCAGCAAAAGTTGCGTTCTTTGCATCTTCAATTCTAAGTTTCCTGTCCTCAAGTTCAGCTTCAGTGGGTGCTCCTACCTAAATATCATTTGTATGTACTCAGAATCCACccccaagaaaaaaagaaaagagaagaaattaggaaaaaaacCTTGATCACGGCTACACCACTTGAAAGCTTTGCAACTCTTTCAGACAGCTTCCTTGATAAATAAGCACTGTCTGTGTCACTTATATCTTTCTTTATTTGGGAAATTCTCGCCTTAATCTCCTCTTTCATTATTGGGTCTGCGACGATGGTCGTCGAATTACTTGTTATAGTAATCTTCTGAGCAATACCTAGCTGGTCCGAAGTCACGCTTTCAAGCGTCAAGCCCAAGTCGCTAGCGAGAAAATCTGCACCTGTTTAATTGCAGAATAAAGAAATTAACTAGCACCAGGAAGTGCACCTGTTGCCAAAATAAGGTTTACATAGGAAACAGATTCGGTAGAATTTCTGAATGTTTTTTCAGCTGATGGGACTGCAAATTTTATGGCTAACAAAGCCGTAAAATTTTACGAATTCTCAATTCAATTTAGCCAAATGTCTATAAAAAGAAATATGGTTGGGGGTGTCACTACACATTTTAACCAAATTGTATTATCTAAATAAGTGATGAAGCAAAGGATATTTAAGTTTACCTGTCATGAGAGCAATATCTTGGAGAAGAGCCTTCTTTCCTTCTCCGAAACCAGGGCACTTAATCGCCGCAACATTCAACACTCCTCGCAGTTTGTTTAGGACGAGAGTTGCAAGCACTTCGCTTGAGATATCCTCAGAGATGATTAATAATGGCACGCTTAGCTGAGTGGTCTTTTCCAATAAAGGAACTAGGGATTTAATATTTGTAATCTTTTGATCGGTTACAAGAACTTTAGCATTCTGAAACTCCACGATCGATTTGTCCTGGTTTGTGATGAAGTGTGGAGATATATACCCCTTGTCTATCTGCATAGGAAGTAAAAGAGAAGCAAATAAAAAACTTTAGCAGCTCCTACATATATACACAAAtacatacaaatatatgtatgtgtgcatgTATgcatccctgcaaaatcatcaaTTTGTATATCtatttcattaaaatttaaattttcatacatACCCCTTGAAAATGATATTTCTTACAACAAATTAAGCTTTTAAggggtatatatgaaaaataagaTCTTGCAGGTTTACATGCGTAAATAGAGATTTCTGAAAGGATGTATCAGCACCATTTACGGTATCAAATGAAGATACCTTCATTCCTTCTTGGACTTCTATTAGGGTATCAAAAGAGGAAGATGATTCAATTGAGATTACTCCATCACGACCAATCTTTTCAACGGCTTCAGCAATAAGATCTCCAATAAACTGGTCATTTCCCGCAGATATTGCAGCTACAGCTGAAACGGGTAGATTGTAGATTTTAGCAATTCCATGATATGATATTTACACGTGTTTTCCTTTCATTAATCCATGTTTAAGAGCATGATTACCTTTTATGTCTTCCTTTCCACTCACGGGAACAGATTTACTCCTCAAGATCTTGATAAGTTCATTAACAGCTTTATCGATGCCCTTTTTCAAAGACACAGGGTTAGCCCCGGTGGCAACTGCCAACAACCCTAATTTGATCATTTCCCGAGCCAAAATAATTGCAGTGGTGGTCCCATCCCCCGCTGAGTCATTTGTCTTGCTTGCTACCTGCTTAAGATAGTTtagacaataataaaagcaatactCTTAGCGATCGTTTCGCTCGGTTgcaacttttgcaaaagtgcttTTAGGTAAGCTGTTCAAAGAGCACAATTTTGCCTATGTGGCCTGGTTTTTACTTCTGCTTTCAACTTAGGCACAGAGTCTGGCAAACACAAAAATTTAAAGCTTCTACTATGGTGGAAAGCTAAAGTAACATTTTAGACCCAAatgcagaagctccaatttggagCTTCCAATTTTGCTATTAGTTAGGCTTTCAAAGTAGAGAAATTATTTCTTAAACCATGTGAAACAGGAAGTAGAACCTATTTTGCAGCAAATTGGAAACTTCGCTAAGAATGGGTAAAGTCATAGCAATGACCTCTTGAAGCAACATGGCACCGGCATTTTCAACTGCATCTGAGAGTTCAATAGCCCGAGCAATCGTAACCCCATCATTTATTACTTTAGGCACTCCCGGTTCATCGATAACAACATTACGCCCTGCCATGAGCTACTCAGTTTTGAAGAATCAAATATCACTTTTAAGTAACATGCCTTTAAAGAGAGATTCTctgctctgaaagaaaataatgtatataatatatataactcgATTAGGATGGGTCTTCAAAAGCTAACTAGGATGCGTGATACACGGCAATTTACGCAACAAACTAATAACATTTTACCCTAATAACAGTAATGAAGTTTATAGGGTGAGCATTTCTACACAGTTCTAGCTCTAAATTTAACAACAACTAATATCTTTTACTCAACAGATTTTGTAAATAACATCTTTAGATTAACCCCAAAGAAAAAGAGTAACTTAAATGGCTAAGCAGCTAAAACCAGATAAACCAACCTACAAATATAAGTTTTAAGGCAATAACAGCATGATCAAACACCAAATCACAAACTCCAACATAGGAAACATAATAAACCTTTCTAAGAAAATGAACAAGCCAAAAAGCCACTACCTTTCGGCCCCAAGGTAATGGAAACCGCATCAGCGAGCTTATCAATCCCTGCCAACAAGCCCCTTTTACACTCATCCCCAAAAGATATCCTCTTAGGCCCAGCTCTTACAGTAAAATTACCACCCAAAGATCGCCGTTTCGATGCTACGCAAGAACCCAATCCGTATCCTCGCTTCTCTGAGGCAAAAACACAAACACCTTATGCGTAAGCACGATTACACACATCACAGAAAAGATAAACCTCTTTGGATTAGCTCTTACAGTAAAATTAGTACCCAAAGATCGAGATTTTGATGCTACGCGAACCCAATTCGGCATCCCGCTTCTCTGAGGCAAAAACACAAACACTTGATGGGTTAGTTTGGTGAAATAGGAGATGAGGAAATAGctaaggaggagagagagagagagagagagagaggagaagcgTATACCACCGTGAAAGAGAGGGTCTGAGGAGAGGAGGggtagaagagagagaggacgagggaggaggagagagagagcgccaTTTTTGAAGAGAGGGAAGTGTGAGAGAGGGGAAAGGGGTTTTGCGAGGGGTTTTGTAGGAGACGAAGAGAATAAATTTACgggatagtccctgtactatctcAAAATTTAATATCAGTCTCTAGAGTAAATTTCGGTACTAGCCCCCAAATCGTTAGAAATTACTTTTTGGGTTCTCAAACTTTTACAAAGTGAACTTCCAAAAACATTTCACTTTAGTTTTTGTGTAAATTTATTATCGGTAAAAATACATGAAGACCCTTGGCTAATTTGGAAtgaccccctcaactttaaatTGTTTTATTCTGACTCTTTTATCTTTATTAGGTTATTCTGgtcatttttattaaaattttttgttaaatagtaGCTACTAGTAGTTAATATAAagctaaaattataaaatttggtaaaattattaatgagtttgataatttttttaattttcaaaaaaaatttaaaagttataaagATCTCAACTGAAAAAGCTAATGTTAAGGGGTCAatttcaaaatagcctatagttgagggggtctccactCTCCATacatttattattacttttattaattCTCTATCATGGATTTAAAGTGAAAATAATGTGTACCTGTgattgaggaccaaaatataaTTAAGTTAAAGTTGAGGGACTAGTTGTGCAATTTTACCCAAATATGTAtcgtctctctctttctctaaaaacGATCGATTAGggcgaaggagaagaaggggcgGGGGCAAAAATGGGTGGCGAAGGGAGATCTCGGAAGAGGCGATCGTCTCCATCTCCGAATCCCTCTCAAGGTGCGAAGTTTCCTCTTTCCCCCCTCTTTTCCGCActccctaaaccctaatttcgAACAAATTTGCGCCAATTTAGACGACGAAGAGCGGAGCGCAAAGCACCGGAAGAGGagggacgagagagagaggaaggagaaggagaagaagaagagtaagaACAAGAGCGAGAAATCGCGCGGGACCTCGAGGAATCGGGATGGGAAAGGTAGGGTTCTTGCTTGGTTTGGATTAATCGGTGGtgaaaattagtaaaaatttgTTCTTTTAGGTTACAAATCATCACATTCTTTTGGgagatttctatttttttaaatgtgAAATAAGAAATTATCTCCAATTTTCGTAGAATTCAttgtaatttttagatttttagatgaattttaaaaaaaaatcgacaGGGAAAGATGGGCTTTTGGTGTGCCTTATTTGttccaaactaaaaaaaaaaaattaaaaaatttgttcTTTGAGCATAAAATGGTGATAAAATACTGAATTTAATTTACGGTTCTAGTTCACCGTAAATTAAATTCCCCCGTAACTCAACTTTTTCGAAACGCCGTAATTGACTTCCCCGGGTGGTGGCGGAGTCAATtgcgagagagaaaaaagagataggaaaaaatgataaaaagccATTTGCTATAACTTTTTTTCACCTTCTTATATGCTAATGTGAAAATTTGcggcaaaataaacaaaaaataatagcaTAACTACAGTCACAATCACAAAGCCGCTGACTTCCTATCAACCAAACAGTCGAGAAAAACTCACTTTCACCTGAACTTCAGTTAAACTGAATGTCATTTTCTACCTGAAAATCAATTACGGACGAACAAACAAACAGGACCATGGGCTTTTTCTGCCAGAAGATCAAAATTCGTCTTTTTGTATGCTATCTATCATTTTATCTAACAAGAACATCCTCGTACCGAATTAGTGATCGTCGGATAACTTATTCTGACGTCCAAACAGAGCCCGAAAGATGCGATGTTATTGTATAGATGTGTATGATCCTTGTTTGATGTATCACAGTTTGAAATGTTTCTACTGTTTAACAAGGATTGCGATATGCTCACAGTGTTTCTGATTATGCTGTATACGCattttgaaaatattgtttTATGATTCTCTGtgctttcatttttcttctgtCAGAGAAGAAATCGAAGGATAAGAGCAAGCGCAGCAGGAAAGATGATGATTCAGTgagtttcttctttctcttttgggttttttttttttttcccctgtttCTTTTGAAGTATTTTGCTTTCGTATGCAAAATTGGAAGTTGGTAAGTCTGATTCCTGAAGATTATGCAGCCAACTGCTTCTATCTGGCCTTGCGGCCCTATCGCGCGGTGGAAGTCTATAATATGATCTTGGTAAAcatgtataaaacttaccttAACTGTCACTCATTTGGATTTGACTAAcctttaaaagttttgattttactacatgacattttaatttatttgattcgaGCTAATTAATGactctttaatttcaaattttgaatgcgcCGTtcatctttacagatttagttaatacattttatataatttatgtaactataaattcattaaagtaagcaattagcttaaattttgtatctgAAGAGCGCGATCAAatcacttaaatcaaacaaattgaaaggttactaaaatcaaaattttgaagggttGGGGTGTCGAATCAGATTGGTCTATAGTTCAgctaagttttatacattttacctATGATCTTAAAGGATTGAAAAGTTGGCTTATTTCGTGTTATATGTTATCGTGTTTGTGTCATTTTTGGGTTGGATGGGTTGTGCTAAACTTAAGATGAATTAGTTGTATCCTGATCTTTGGAAATTCTCAAGTTGTGGTGTTTACGCTCTATTATGATGTCGATTCAAGGCTTTGCTTAGCCTTGGTCTAAGTTCATCTCATGATGGCTTCAATTCGATTCGATTTGCATGAAACTTTAGACTTTATATCATCCTAAAAGACATTAGACTCATTTATTTCGGAAAACCCATAGAATGCAGCATGGCGAAGCTAAAGAAGATCAAAGGATGTGACTGAATTTGACGACTTGTTGTTAATTGAGATAGTGGACAACCTTGGCATAAAATCTAGAAGAGcgagagcgaaaaaaaaaagaaaatttgcaaTTATGCAATTTCTTTCTCATGTTTTCCTTTGAATCTTTTGTTCTGATGCTCTTTTGCCCTCTCGGAAATAGGATTTCAAGGAGCTGTCGAAGGACGACTACTTCTCGAAGAACAACGAGTTCGCAACATGGTTGAAAGAAGAGCGAGGGATATACTTCTCCGACCTCTCATCCGACGCCGCCAGGGACCTCTTCTCGAAATTCGTCAAAGAGTGGAATAGTCGAAATCTCGAATCGCGGTACTACCAAGGCATTGCCAGCGGAGTCCGCAGCGCCCACAATTGGAAGATCAAAACATGAGAAACAGATGCCGCCGAGCTTTTCTTTTTCGTGACTAAAAATACAAACAAAATCCCTCCTCGATATATCGCATGTTACACTTCATCATCTTGTACTCGGTTTTGATTATCTCGTCGCAGGAGTAAGGGGGTTGTATCCATTTtagcctctctttttttctattttcattttgtAACTTTTGTAGGATTAGCTATGCATTTTATGATGTATCTGAGCTTAGCATCaactttttcttgtttttgttcTTTGAACTCTCTCATAGTTGATGAATACTCTTTGTGTATTTCCTGCAGTAATTTTGATACAATGAGAATATAACAGTGATTCTAGTACCCT contains these protein-coding regions:
- the LOC109704336 gene encoding ruBisCO large subunit-binding protein subunit alpha-like isoform X4, whose amino-acid sequence is MALSLSSSLVLSLFYPSSPQTLSFTRSGMPNWVRVASKSRSLEKRGYGLGSCVASKRRSLGGNFTVRAGPKRISFGDECKRGLLAGIDKLADAVSITLGPKGRNVVIDEPGVPKVINDGVTIARAIELSDAVENAGAMLLQEVASKTNDSAGDGTTTAIILAREMIKLGLLAVATGANPVSLKKGIDKAVNELIKILRSKSVPVSGKEDIKAVAAISAGNDQFIGDLIAEAVEKIGRDGVISIESSSSFDTLIEVQEGMKIDKGYISPHFITNQDKSIVEFQNAKVLVTDQKITNIKSLVPLLEKTTQLSVPLLIISEDISSEVLATLVLNKLRGVLNVAAIKCPGFGEGKKALLQDIALMTGADFLASDLGLTLESVTSDQLGIAQKITITSNSTTIVADPIMKEEIKARISQIKKDISDTDSAYLSRKLSERVAKLSSGVAVIKVGAPTEAELEDRKLRIEDAKNATFAAIDEGIAPGGGATFVHLSKQIPQIKDLIDDPDEKIGVDIVGKALLTPAMTIAHNAGLDGSAVVEKLLSSEWLIGYNAMTNMYENLLQSGIIDPARVSRCALQNAASITGMILMTQAIMVDKVKKPAPPFPLVPGITP
- the LOC109704336 gene encoding ruBisCO large subunit-binding protein subunit alpha-like isoform X2, with protein sequence MALSLSSSLVLSLFYPSSPQTLSFTRSGMPNWVRVASKSRSLGTNFTRGYGLGSCVASKRRSLGGNFTVRAGPKRISFGDECKRGLLAGIDKLADAVSITLGPKGRNVVIDEPGVPKVINDGVTIARAIELSDAVENAGAMLLQEVASKTNDSAGDGTTTAIILAREMIKLGLLAVATGANPVSLKKGIDKAVNELIKILRSKSVPVSGKEDIKAVAAISAGNDQFIGDLIAEAVEKIGRDGVISIESSSSFDTLIEVQEGMKIDKGYISPHFITNQDKSIVEFQNAKVLVTDQKITNIKSLVPLLEKTTQLSVPLLIISEDISSEVLATLVLNKLRGVLNVAAIKCPGFGEGKKALLQDIALMTGADFLASDLGLTLESVTSDQLGIAQKITITSNSTTIVADPIMKEEIKARISQIKKDISDTDSAYLSRKLSERVAKLSSGVAVIKVGAPTEAELEDRKLRIEDAKNATFAAIDEGIAPGGGATFVHLSKQIPQIKDLIDDPDEKIGVDIVGKALLTPAMTIAHNAGLDGSAVVEKLLSSEWLIGYNAMTNMYENLLQSGIIDPARVSRCALQNAASITGMILMTQAIMVDKVKKPAPPFPLVPGITP
- the LOC109704336 gene encoding ruBisCO large subunit-binding protein subunit alpha-like isoform X1; its protein translation is MALSLSSSLVLSLFYPSSPQTLSFTVRSGMPNWVRVASKSRSLGTNFTRGYGLGSCVASKRRSLGGNFTVRAGPKRISFGDECKRGLLAGIDKLADAVSITLGPKGRNVVIDEPGVPKVINDGVTIARAIELSDAVENAGAMLLQEVASKTNDSAGDGTTTAIILAREMIKLGLLAVATGANPVSLKKGIDKAVNELIKILRSKSVPVSGKEDIKAVAAISAGNDQFIGDLIAEAVEKIGRDGVISIESSSSFDTLIEVQEGMKIDKGYISPHFITNQDKSIVEFQNAKVLVTDQKITNIKSLVPLLEKTTQLSVPLLIISEDISSEVLATLVLNKLRGVLNVAAIKCPGFGEGKKALLQDIALMTGADFLASDLGLTLESVTSDQLGIAQKITITSNSTTIVADPIMKEEIKARISQIKKDISDTDSAYLSRKLSERVAKLSSGVAVIKVGAPTEAELEDRKLRIEDAKNATFAAIDEGIAPGGGATFVHLSKQIPQIKDLIDDPDEKIGVDIVGKALLTPAMTIAHNAGLDGSAVVEKLLSSEWLIGYNAMTNMYENLLQSGIIDPARVSRCALQNAASITGMILMTQAIMVDKVKKPAPPFPLVPGITP
- the LOC109704336 gene encoding ruBisCO large subunit-binding protein subunit alpha, chloroplastic-like isoform X7; the encoded protein is MSVKGACWQGLISSLMRFPLPWGRKVASKTNDSAGDGTTTAIILAREMIKLGLLAVATGANPVSLKKGIDKAVNELIKILRSKSVPVSGKEDIKAVAAISAGNDQFIGDLIAEAVEKIGRDGVISIESSSSFDTLIEVQEGMKIDKGYISPHFITNQDKSIVEFQNAKVLVTDQKITNIKSLVPLLEKTTQLSVPLLIISEDISSEVLATLVLNKLRGVLNVAAIKCPGFGEGKKALLQDIALMTGADFLASDLGLTLESVTSDQLGIAQKITITSNSTTIVADPIMKEEIKARISQIKKDISDTDSAYLSRKLSERVAKLSSGVAVIKVGAPTEAELEDRKLRIEDAKNATFAAIDEGIAPGGGATFVHLSKQIPQIKDLIDDPDEKIGVDIVGKALLTPAMTIAHNAGLDGSAVVEKLLSSEWLIGYNAMTNMYENLLQSGIIDPARVSRCALQNAASITGMILMTQAIMVDKVKKPAPPFPLVPGITP
- the LOC109704336 gene encoding ruBisCO large subunit-binding protein subunit alpha-like isoform X6 is translated as MSVKGACWQGLISSLMRFPLPWGRKLMAGRNVVIDEPGVPKVINDGVTIARAIELSDAVENAGAMLLQEVASKTNDSAGDGTTTAIILAREMIKLGLLAVATGANPVSLKKGIDKAVNELIKILRSKSVPVSGKEDIKAVAAISAGNDQFIGDLIAEAVEKIGRDGVISIESSSSFDTLIEVQEGMKIDKGYISPHFITNQDKSIVEFQNAKVLVTDQKITNIKSLVPLLEKTTQLSVPLLIISEDISSEVLATLVLNKLRGVLNVAAIKCPGFGEGKKALLQDIALMTGADFLASDLGLTLESVTSDQLGIAQKITITSNSTTIVADPIMKEEIKARISQIKKDISDTDSAYLSRKLSERVAKLSSGVAVIKVGAPTEAELEDRKLRIEDAKNATFAAIDEGIAPGGGATFVHLSKQIPQIKDLIDDPDEKIGVDIVGKALLTPAMTIAHNAGLDGSAVVEKLLSSEWLIGYNAMTNMYENLLQSGIIDPARVSRCALQNAASITGMILMTQAIMVDKVKKPAPPFPLVPGITP
- the LOC109704336 gene encoding ruBisCO large subunit-binding protein subunit alpha-like isoform X3 encodes the protein MALSLSSSLVLSLFYPSSPQTLSFTVRSGMPNWVRVASKSRSLEKRGYGLGSCVASKRRSLGGNFTVRAGPKRISFGDECKRGLLAGIDKLADAVSITLGPKGRNVVIDEPGVPKVINDGVTIARAIELSDAVENAGAMLLQEVASKTNDSAGDGTTTAIILAREMIKLGLLAVATGANPVSLKKGIDKAVNELIKILRSKSVPVSGKEDIKAVAAISAGNDQFIGDLIAEAVEKIGRDGVISIESSSSFDTLIEVQEGMKIDKGYISPHFITNQDKSIVEFQNAKVLVTDQKITNIKSLVPLLEKTTQLSVPLLIISEDISSEVLATLVLNKLRGVLNVAAIKCPGFGEGKKALLQDIALMTGADFLASDLGLTLESVTSDQLGIAQKITITSNSTTIVADPIMKEEIKARISQIKKDISDTDSAYLSRKLSERVAKLSSGVAVIKVGAPTEAELEDRKLRIEDAKNATFAAIDEGIAPGGGATFVHLSKQIPQIKDLIDDPDEKIGVDIVGKALLTPAMTIAHNAGLDGSAVVEKLLSSEWLIGYNAMTNMYENLLQSGIIDPARVSRCALQNAASITGMILMTQAIMVDKVKKPAPPFPLVPGITP
- the LOC109704336 gene encoding ruBisCO large subunit-binding protein subunit alpha-like isoform X5; amino-acid sequence: MALSLSSSLVLSLFYPSSPQTLSFTVRSGMPNWVRVASKSRSLGTNFTRGYGLGSCVASKRRSLGGNFTVRAGPKRISFGDECKRGLLAGIDKLADAVSITLGPKGRNVVIDEPGVPKVINDGVTIARAIELSDAVENAGAMLLQEVASKTNDSAGDGTTTAIILAREMIKLGLLAVATGANPVSLKKGIDKAVNELIKILRSKSVPVSGKEDIKAVAAISAGNDQFIGDLIAEAVEKIGRDGVISIESSSSFDTLIEVQEGMKIDKGYISPHFITNQDKSIVEFQNAKVLVTDQKITNIKSLVPLLEKTTQLSVPLLIISEDISSEVLATLVLNKLRGVLNVAAIKCPGFGEGKKALLQDIALMTGADFLASDLGLTLESVTSDQLGIAQKITITSNSTTIVADPIMKEEIKARISQIKKDISDTDSAYLSRKLSERVAKLSSGVAVIKVGAPTEAELEDRKLRIEDAKNATFAAIDEGIAPGGGATFVHLSKQIPQIKDLIDDPDEKIGVDIVGKGSMVRLSLRSSFLVNGLSGIMQ
- the LOC109704335 gene encoding protein PXR1-like, which encodes MGGEGRSRKRRSSPSPNPSQDDEERSAKHRKRRDERERKEKEKKKSKNKSEKSRGTSRNRDGKEKKSKDKSKRSRKDDDSDFKELSKDDYFSKNNEFATWLKEERGIYFSDLSSDAARDLFSKFVKEWNSRNLESRYYQGIASGVRSAHNWKIKT